Proteins from a single region of Candidatus Poribacteria bacterium:
- a CDS encoding ATP-binding cassette domain-containing protein has product MNKNGNPLLEVRDLRQFFPIQEGFLRRTIGYVKAVNGVSLTINEGETLGLVGESGCGKSTLGCTILRLYEPTGGEVILHDGDEKFSVFELSHREMRQVRVNMQMIFQDPFASLNERMTVLDNVIEPLVCNDIGTSQEREAKAENLLIQVGLQKEHLRRYPHSFSGGQRQRIGIARALSIEPKFIVADEPVFALDVSVQAQILNLMQELQAEFGLSYLFISHDMAVIRYVSDRIAVMYVGKLVEYAERDELLHRPTHPYTEALHSAVPRLTQRGRRNRIILEGTPPDPSDLPTGCVFQARCRYAEARCREEEPELKEISDGHFVACHLAEELNLVGIQS; this is encoded by the coding sequence ATGAATAAAAACGGAAACCCCCTCCTAGAAGTTCGAGATTTACGCCAGTTTTTCCCCATCCAAGAGGGCTTCCTACGACGGACTATCGGCTACGTCAAAGCTGTCAATGGAGTCAGTCTTACAATCAATGAAGGCGAAACCTTGGGGCTTGTGGGCGAGAGCGGCTGTGGCAAGTCCACTTTAGGCTGCACCATCCTCCGGCTTTATGAACCGACGGGCGGTGAGGTTATCCTGCACGATGGGGATGAAAAATTCTCTGTGTTTGAACTGTCCCACCGCGAGATGCGCCAAGTCCGTGTCAACATGCAGATGATTTTTCAGGACCCATTTGCTTCATTAAACGAGCGGATGACGGTCCTAGACAACGTGATTGAGCCGTTGGTTTGCAACGACATCGGGACAAGCCAAGAACGGGAAGCGAAGGCTGAAAATCTCCTGATACAAGTAGGGCTCCAAAAAGAACACCTGCGCCGCTACCCACACAGCTTCAGTGGGGGTCAAAGGCAGCGAATTGGTATCGCCCGTGCGCTCTCCATCGAGCCGAAATTTATCGTTGCAGATGAACCTGTCTTTGCCCTCGATGTGTCGGTACAGGCACAAATCCTGAATCTGATGCAGGAGCTGCAAGCAGAATTTGGTCTCTCCTACCTCTTTATCTCGCACGATATGGCGGTAATCCGCTATGTGTCCGATCGCATCGCCGTCATGTACGTCGGCAAATTGGTCGAATATGCCGAGCGCGATGAACTGCTGCATCGCCCCACCCACCCATACACCGAAGCCTTGCATTCAGCCGTGCCACGACTGACCCAACGCGGTCGCCGCAATCGCATTATCCTCGAAGGCACGCCACCCGATCCGAGTGATTTGCCTACCGGCTGCGTTTTCCAGGCCCGATGTCGGTATGCCGAAGCGAGATGTAGAGAGGAAGAACCCGAGCTAAAAGAGATTTCAGACGGTCATTTTGTGGCATGTCATTTGGCAGAAGAACTTAATTTAGTAGGAATTCAAAGCTAG
- a CDS encoding glucose 1-dehydrogenase, with product MPRYELDGQVAIVTGAGRGIGRATALRLAHEGASVTVADINEANAREVAEAIEATAGSAHAFTVDVTNRADTERMVSETVERFGKLDILVNNAGIAIIASLMDTDEAAWDALMNVNAKGVLFCSQAAAQQMIAQGNGGRIINNASGAGKVAPGKGTPLGVYAATKHAVVALTKQFGLELSEHGILVNCVCPGIVDTSMWELIDREVALLEGVPVGSVKERAAARIPVGRIQQPEDVANLIAYLASSDASYITAQALNVSGGMLPY from the coding sequence GTGCCAAGGTACGAACTCGATGGACAGGTGGCAATCGTAACGGGCGCCGGACGCGGAATTGGCAGAGCAACCGCCCTACGACTGGCTCACGAAGGCGCGAGTGTCACCGTTGCGGACATCAATGAAGCAAACGCAAGAGAAGTTGCCGAAGCAATTGAGGCAACCGCCGGATCTGCCCACGCCTTCACAGTGGACGTAACAAACAGAGCCGATACCGAGCGAATGGTGTCCGAGACAGTTGAACGGTTTGGCAAGTTAGATATTCTCGTCAATAACGCGGGTATCGCAATCATCGCATCCCTAATGGACACCGACGAAGCTGCATGGGACGCACTGATGAACGTGAACGCCAAAGGCGTGTTATTCTGTTCGCAAGCAGCTGCACAACAGATGATCGCTCAGGGCAACGGAGGTCGCATTATCAACAACGCCTCCGGCGCAGGCAAAGTCGCGCCCGGCAAAGGCACACCGCTCGGCGTCTACGCTGCGACCAAACACGCCGTTGTCGCACTCACCAAACAGTTCGGCTTAGAGTTGTCAGAGCATGGGATCCTCGTCAACTGTGTGTGTCCCGGCATTGTGGACACATCAATGTGGGAGTTAATTGATCGTGAAGTCGCGCTGTTGGAAGGTGTGCCAGTCGGTTCAGTGAAGGAGCGAGCGGCAGCCCGCATCCCCGTTGGACGTATCCAACAGCCGGAAGATGTCGCCAACCTAATCGCCTACCTAGCGTCATCAGACGCAAGCTACATCACCGCCCAAGCCCTCAACGTATCCGGTGGCATGTTGCCATATTGA
- a CDS encoding HNH endonuclease, with protein MGREEIVQKFESLRPWQKSGKRAPHKPLLVLYAIRRLLQDSKRCLRYSEVHENLGKLLEEFGPTEAKPRPYYPFWHLKNDGVWEIPDAKKIRETVSGDPFKRDLDHHDVSGGFPKDIVHQLQKDSTLSLEIIQSLLEIHFPHSIHEDILQAVEIDSPLQISKPQRRDPKRRKRDPSFRANILKAYEYKCAVCGFDVKLGTSPIALEAAHIKWYTHRGPDTEANGLALCSLHHKLFDLGAFTLSNQLAILVSEDARGSVGFQEWLMKFHGEQISFPQRPSYYPEVEFIGWHVKEVFKGDYREL; from the coding sequence GTGGGCAGAGAAGAAATTGTTCAGAAATTTGAGTCCTTGAGACCATGGCAAAAATCGGGGAAAAGAGCACCACACAAACCCTTGTTGGTTCTGTATGCAATTAGAAGATTGCTACAAGATAGCAAACGCTGCCTTAGATACTCCGAGGTACATGAGAATCTTGGAAAATTACTGGAGGAGTTTGGCCCCACAGAAGCTAAGCCTAGACCATATTATCCGTTCTGGCATCTCAAAAATGATGGGGTTTGGGAGATACCCGATGCCAAGAAAATCCGCGAAACAGTCAGTGGAGACCCTTTTAAACGCGATCTGGATCATCACGATGTTTCTGGAGGTTTTCCCAAGGATATTGTCCATCAACTTCAAAAAGACTCCACATTGTCTCTTGAAATAATCCAGAGTCTGCTAGAGATTCATTTTCCTCATTCCATTCATGAAGATATTTTACAGGCTGTTGAAATTGATTCACCGCTCCAGATTTCTAAGCCACAGAGGCGAGACCCCAAGCGACGAAAGCGAGACCCTAGCTTTCGAGCGAATATCCTAAAAGCCTACGAATACAAATGTGCTGTCTGCGGCTTTGATGTGAAATTGGGGACCTCACCCATTGCGCTAGAAGCTGCCCATATCAAATGGTATACGCATCGTGGTCCCGATACGGAAGCGAATGGATTGGCTCTATGCTCACTACACCATAAGCTATTTGATCTTGGGGCGTTTACGCTGTCTAATCAATTAGCAATACTGGTATCAGAAGATGCTCGCGGTTCAGTGGGCTTTCAGGAATGGCTTATGAAGTTTCACGGTGAACAAATTAGCTTCCCTCAAAGGCCGTCCTATTATCCGGAAGTGGAGTTTATCGGTTGGCACGTTAAAGAGGTATTTAAAGGGGATTACCGTGAATTGTAA